A stretch of the Balneola vulgaris DSM 17893 genome encodes the following:
- a CDS encoding DUF420 domain-containing protein: MSARMNIPEQAKILQQVSAKKAFTTIIAVSVAALLFLIWLIYLKDGATTSYSWVPYLPACNAAFNFLSTVFLVLGLREIKQRNFNRHMKMMTLAFITSALFLVSYVIYHHFQGDTKFLTEGIIRYVYFFILVTHILLSAFVVPLVLSSFYLALSGNFQKHRKVSKWTFPIWLYVSVTGVVIFFMLKYIG; the protein is encoded by the coding sequence ATGTCTGCACGTATGAATATTCCTGAACAAGCAAAAATTCTGCAACAGGTGAGCGCGAAAAAAGCATTCACTACTATTATCGCAGTAAGCGTTGCAGCTCTCTTATTTCTGATTTGGTTGATCTATTTAAAAGATGGAGCTACCACTTCTTATAGCTGGGTGCCTTACCTGCCAGCTTGTAACGCAGCTTTTAATTTTTTGAGTACGGTATTCTTAGTGCTTGGATTGCGTGAGATTAAGCAACGTAATTTTAACAGGCATATGAAAATGATGACCCTTGCTTTCATCACTTCAGCTTTATTTCTGGTTAGCTATGTGATCTACCATCATTTTCAAGGTGATACTAAGTTCTTAACCGAAGGGATTATTCGGTATGTCTACTTCTTTATATTAGTCACTCATATTCTACTTTCAGCTTTTGTAGTGCCTCTAGTATTGAGCAGTTTCTACTTAGCATTGAGCGGAAATTTCCAGAAACATCGTAAAGTTTCGAAATGGACTTTTCCTATTTGGCTTTATGTTTCGGTAACAGGTGTGGTGATTTTCTTTATGCTGAAGTACATAGGCTAG
- a CDS encoding serine O-acetyltransferase — MDKNFLHTLLTKHTECTQCPSKEEVSSFYTKLLGTLFPNFSNEVLDSESAILHTIKGLKKDLAALLISQQHQLPKSIEEHVDSFFSQIPEVYQALVLDVEAMHQGDPAARSTEEVIRSYPGFYAIAAYRFAHQLYKQGIQIIPRMITEHAHNETGIDIHPGATIGSHFCIDHGTGIVIGETTVIGNRVKIYQGVTLGALSVRKEDAKLKRHPTIEDDVVLYANATILGGKTIIGRGSMIGGNVWLTDSVEADTRVTYQTKVIQEQYTPNPTHENKS; from the coding sequence ATGGATAAGAACTTTTTACATACCCTTTTAACCAAACATACAGAGTGCACTCAGTGCCCTTCGAAAGAAGAAGTAAGCTCATTCTACACTAAACTCTTGGGCACCCTCTTCCCCAATTTCTCTAATGAAGTTTTAGATTCAGAATCTGCCATTCTACATACCATAAAGGGTTTAAAAAAGGATTTAGCCGCTCTGTTAATTTCGCAACAGCATCAGCTACCCAAAAGCATTGAAGAGCACGTTGATTCATTTTTCAGCCAAATTCCTGAGGTTTACCAAGCACTGGTTTTAGATGTAGAAGCCATGCATCAAGGGGATCCAGCTGCACGATCTACAGAAGAAGTCATTCGATCTTACCCGGGCTTCTATGCCATTGCTGCCTATCGATTTGCTCATCAGTTGTATAAACAAGGAATTCAAATAATTCCGAGGATGATCACCGAACATGCTCACAACGAAACGGGCATCGATATACATCCTGGTGCTACTATTGGATCACACTTTTGTATTGATCACGGAACGGGTATAGTAATTGGAGAAACAACCGTTATTGGCAACCGCGTGAAAATATATCAAGGGGTCACACTTGGGGCATTAAGTGTGAGGAAAGAAGATGCCAAGTTGAAACGCCACCCAACTATTGAAGATGATGTAGTATTGTATGCCAATGCCACTATTCTAGGAGGGAAAACTATAATAGGGCGAGGATCAATGATAGGGGGAAATGTGTGGCTTACCGATAGCGTTGAAGCCGATACCCGAGTAACCTATCAAACGAAAGTAATTCAAGAGCAGTATACGCCTAACCCTACACACGAGAATAAATCATGA
- the cysM gene encoding cysteine synthase CysM has translation MSLDKIIGNTPLVEIMHLNQNKNVKIYAKLEGQNPGGSVKDRAAYGMITGALERGEIKKGDRLVEATSGNTGIALAMIANIMGLDITLIMPESATEERKKTMRAYGAELILTPEAKTIEYSRELAEEMAASGDYFMLNQFGNADNYKMHYRTTGPEIWEDTQGAITHFVSAMGTTGTIMGVSRYLKEQNSDVQIVGTQPKDGSRIPGIRRWSPEFLPKIYEADRVDRIIDVSTEEATTMTRRLAKEEAILAGMSSGGAMTAALKVANEIDHGVIVSIVCDRGDRYLSSPLFDE, from the coding sequence ATGAGCTTAGATAAGATTATAGGAAATACTCCATTAGTTGAGATTATGCATCTCAACCAGAACAAAAATGTGAAGATATATGCCAAGCTAGAAGGTCAAAACCCCGGAGGAAGCGTTAAAGACCGTGCGGCCTATGGTATGATTACAGGCGCCTTAGAACGTGGTGAAATAAAAAAGGGAGACCGCTTGGTAGAAGCCACCAGTGGAAATACTGGTATTGCCTTAGCTATGATTGCCAACATCATGGGCTTAGATATCACCCTCATTATGCCTGAAAGTGCTACTGAAGAGCGCAAAAAAACAATGCGTGCCTATGGAGCAGAACTCATTCTCACACCTGAAGCAAAAACTATAGAGTATTCCAGAGAGTTAGCTGAAGAAATGGCGGCCTCCGGAGACTACTTCATGCTCAATCAATTTGGGAATGCAGATAACTATAAGATGCACTACAGAACTACAGGTCCCGAAATCTGGGAAGATACCCAAGGGGCAATCACACATTTTGTATCAGCGATGGGAACCACAGGTACCATTATGGGAGTGTCTCGTTATCTCAAAGAACAAAATAGCGATGTACAGATTGTAGGTACTCAGCCTAAAGATGGCTCACGAATTCCGGGCATAAGGAGATGGTCGCCAGAATTTTTACCCAAAATTTATGAAGCAGATCGTGTTGATCGTATTATTGATGTAAGTACTGAAGAAGCCACCACCATGACACGACGATTAGCAAAAGAAGAAGCTATTCTTGCCGGAATGAGTAGTGGCGGAGCTATGACCGCTGCTTTGAAAGTAGCCAACGAAATAGATCACGGCGTAATAGTTAGTATAGTATGCGACCGAGGTGATCGATACCTCAGCTCTCCTCTTTTTGATGAATAA
- a CDS encoding c-type cytochrome, with product MKKGLKIISGVLIAFLLLVGIGLTYISTALPNAGEAPEMNIELTQERIERGRHLANNVMACMYCHTPHDTKKFTNPLDSTKFGAGGVEFGKAELLPGTYYSTNITPAELGSWTDGEIFHSITTGVSKDGRALFPIMPYENYAKMDEEDIKAVIAYLRTLEPIESTVPESTSDFPMNFIINTIPKPANFTERPSPSNKIAYGKYLVNAASCNDCHTPRNKGAFIEELTLAGSSPFTLKTGGTVRTANITPDESTGIGAWTEEAFIKRFKSHNDSTFQHYPIQEGEYNTVMPWMNYSKMSEEELSAIYAYLRSIKPVKNLVTRFTPPNGE from the coding sequence ATGAAAAAGGGATTAAAAATCATAAGCGGGGTTTTAATAGCATTTCTACTTCTTGTAGGTATAGGATTAACATATATATCCACAGCACTTCCAAATGCAGGTGAAGCTCCTGAAATGAACATTGAGTTAACTCAAGAACGCATCGAACGAGGTAGGCATTTAGCCAATAATGTAATGGCATGTATGTATTGCCACACTCCTCACGACACAAAAAAATTCACCAATCCGCTGGATAGCACTAAGTTTGGTGCAGGTGGTGTTGAATTTGGGAAAGCCGAGCTTTTGCCGGGCACTTATTACTCTACAAATATCACGCCTGCAGAGTTGGGTTCATGGACTGACGGTGAAATCTTTCACAGTATCACAACTGGTGTGAGTAAAGATGGGCGGGCGCTATTTCCGATTATGCCCTATGAGAATTATGCCAAAATGGATGAAGAGGATATCAAAGCAGTAATTGCCTACTTACGTACCTTAGAACCTATTGAAAGTACGGTACCGGAATCAACTTCAGATTTCCCGATGAACTTTATCATCAACACCATTCCCAAACCAGCAAACTTTACTGAACGTCCTTCGCCAAGCAATAAAATTGCCTATGGTAAGTATCTTGTGAATGCAGCTAGTTGTAACGACTGCCATACACCCCGGAATAAAGGTGCTTTTATTGAAGAATTAACTTTGGCTGGTAGTTCACCCTTTACTTTAAAAACGGGGGGAACCGTTCGCACGGCTAACATCACACCCGATGAAAGCACAGGTATAGGTGCATGGACAGAAGAAGCATTCATTAAGAGGTTCAAAAGCCATAATGACTCCACCTTCCAGCATTACCCAATACAAGAAGGTGAATACAATACGGTGATGCCATGGATGAATTATTCCAAGATGAGCGAAGAAGAACTTTCTGCTATTTACGCATACTTGAGAAGCATTAAACCAGTGAAGAACCTAGTAACTAGATTCACTCCTCCAAATGGAGAATAG
- a CDS encoding cytochrome c3 family protein, whose translation MAQIFPKWTNQVPRKLLIGIIVVANALIFSIWYFFSPQYTDVGYAPTQPVPYSHKLHVDKLGLDCQYCHTSVFDSKQANIPPTQTCMNCHNQIKTDSEKLAPIRESWETGEPVEWVRVHNLADYAYFNHAAHVNVGVGCESCHGRVDKMEVVYQAEPLSMGWCLDCHREPEKFLRPVEEVTTMGYKAENQAELGAELVKKKNVSPPQYCQGCHY comes from the coding sequence ATGGCGCAGATTTTCCCCAAGTGGACAAATCAAGTTCCCCGAAAACTATTGATAGGTATCATCGTTGTAGCCAATGCTCTGATATTCTCAATATGGTACTTTTTCTCTCCTCAATACACTGATGTTGGTTACGCACCAACGCAACCGGTTCCTTATAGCCACAAGTTACATGTGGATAAGCTCGGATTAGACTGTCAATACTGTCATACCAGTGTATTCGATTCTAAACAGGCAAATATTCCTCCTACACAAACGTGTATGAATTGCCACAACCAAATTAAAACTGATAGCGAGAAACTTGCTCCTATCCGTGAAAGCTGGGAAACAGGAGAGCCTGTTGAATGGGTTCGCGTTCACAACTTAGCTGATTATGCGTATTTTAATCACGCTGCTCACGTAAATGTGGGTGTAGGGTGTGAAAGCTGCCATGGTCGTGTAGATAAAATGGAAGTTGTATATCAAGCAGAGCCACTTAGTATGGGCTGGTGCTTAGATTGCCACAGAGAACCAGAAAAATTCTTACGCCCTGTTGAAGAAGTAACAACTATGGGCTACAAAGCCGAAAACCAGGCAGAATTAGGCGCAGAGCTGGTTAAGAAGAAAAATGTGAGTCCCCCTCAATATTGCCAGGGCTGCCACTACTAA
- a CDS encoding M1 family metallopeptidase: MKIISFLLLAFLFLSDVAHAQLFGREATFTKQDTLRGSITPERAWWDLTYYHLQMQVHLDDSTFSGSNTIRYKVDSLTTNRMQVDLQAPMRITKAEQNGKTLNIEQVGSAYFIETQKPNEVGEEHEVVVYFEGKPHKAIRAPWDGGITWTRDQNGNPFIASSNQGIGASIWWPNKDHGYDEPNNGMKLSIRVPDPLMNVSNGRLVEEEKHGDGTTTWHWEVINPINNYGVNINIGDYKHFKEIYDGEKGILDMDFYVLSYNLEKAMTHFADAKRTMQAFEYWFGPYPFYEDSFKLVEAPYLGMEHQSSVTYGNGYQKGYLGRDLSQSGWGLKFDFIIIHETGHEWFANNITYKDVADMWIHESFTNYSESLFLEYHYGKEAADEYVIGTRLAIQNDRPIIGIYNVNYEGSSDMYYKGANMLHTIRQLVNNDEAWRALLRGLNKDFYHQTVSSAEIEAYMTEKTGLNLKPVFDQYLRDYRVPILEYSFKNNQLLYRWGNAVRGFNMPVKVYIDGKETMLEPTTSWRAMNSRGEDLEVDKNFYVGSMNVLGN, translated from the coding sequence ATGAAAATCATATCGTTTCTATTATTAGCCTTCTTATTTCTATCTGATGTAGCACATGCTCAACTTTTTGGTAGAGAAGCAACATTCACTAAGCAAGACACCTTACGAGGAAGTATAACTCCTGAACGTGCATGGTGGGATTTAACCTACTACCATCTTCAAATGCAGGTACATCTCGACGATAGCACCTTTTCGGGTTCAAATACCATTCGATATAAAGTGGACTCGCTTACCACGAATCGTATGCAGGTAGACCTTCAGGCTCCAATGAGAATTACTAAAGCCGAGCAGAATGGGAAAACTTTAAACATTGAACAAGTTGGAAGTGCCTATTTCATTGAGACGCAAAAACCTAATGAAGTTGGTGAAGAGCATGAGGTTGTAGTGTACTTCGAAGGCAAACCACATAAAGCGATACGTGCACCATGGGATGGTGGTATTACTTGGACACGTGATCAGAATGGGAATCCATTTATTGCTTCATCAAACCAAGGTATTGGAGCGAGTATTTGGTGGCCTAATAAAGATCATGGGTATGACGAGCCTAATAATGGAATGAAGTTGAGTATTCGTGTGCCTGATCCTTTAATGAATGTATCTAATGGTAGATTAGTGGAAGAGGAAAAGCATGGTGATGGAACCACCACTTGGCATTGGGAGGTGATCAATCCGATCAATAATTATGGGGTGAACATTAACATTGGTGACTACAAGCATTTTAAAGAAATCTATGACGGTGAAAAGGGCATACTCGACATGGATTTTTATGTACTCAGTTACAATCTCGAAAAGGCGATGACACATTTTGCTGATGCAAAGCGCACTATGCAAGCCTTTGAGTATTGGTTTGGGCCCTATCCATTTTATGAAGACAGTTTCAAACTTGTGGAAGCTCCTTATTTAGGTATGGAGCATCAGAGTTCGGTGACTTACGGCAATGGATATCAAAAAGGATATTTAGGTCGTGATTTAAGTCAGTCGGGGTGGGGACTTAAATTCGACTTTATCATTATTCATGAAACGGGACACGAATGGTTTGCCAATAACATCACTTACAAAGATGTTGCAGATATGTGGATTCATGAAAGTTTTACCAATTACTCCGAGTCTTTATTTCTTGAGTATCACTATGGGAAAGAAGCCGCAGATGAATATGTGATTGGTACTCGCTTAGCTATTCAGAATGATCGCCCGATTATAGGTATCTACAATGTGAATTATGAGGGCTCGTCTGACATGTATTATAAAGGAGCGAACATGCTTCATACCATACGTCAGTTAGTTAACAACGATGAAGCTTGGAGAGCCTTACTGCGTGGTTTAAATAAAGATTTCTATCATCAAACTGTAAGCTCAGCAGAGATTGAAGCATATATGACGGAGAAGACTGGATTAAACTTAAAGCCAGTATTCGATCAATACTTAAGAGATTACAGAGTGCCCATTTTGGAGTATTCATTCAAGAATAATCAACTGTTATATCGTTGGGGCAATGCTGTTCGAGGCTTCAATATGCCAGTGAAAGTATACATTGATGGCAAGGAAACGATGCTAGAACCTACCACTAGTTGGAGAGCAATGAACAGTAGAGGGGAAGATCTTGAAGTAGATAAGAACTTTTATGTAGGCTCAATGAATGTTCTGGGGAATTAA
- a CDS encoding TonB-dependent receptor yields MRELLLVTFLFIISVSPTLAQTVTVTDDLTGQPLEFVLIYNEDMNLSASTNSRGKADVEAFKSSSEIHFRLVGYRTISTTFSKLKRNDFEVRLIPSELTLDQMVVSAARWKQETREVPLKVTTIQPNTIRLRNPQTAADLLTVSGEVYVQKSQLGGGSPMIRGFATNRVLLAIDGVRMNTAIFRSGNVHNVISIDPFALQDTEIIFGPGSVIYGSDAIGGVMSFYSVKPQFATGDGILAKGKVVSRASSANSEFTNHGELSLGWKKFGSFTSVSYTSYDDLRIGSYGPSEYLRSFYVIPSPNGNDSVNMSGDPELQTPTGFNQFNLTQKLRWQPNSKWDINYGLHVSESSDMDRYDRLIRTRNGEPRSAEWYYGPQIWRMHNLNVLLQDSNSVFDQASLTLSTQFFEESRHDRDYQSRNLRSRTEQVDVYTLNLDLEKNASKKHRLFYGAEMVFNDISSTGKITDIVDEQSTPTSTRYPDGSDWNSFSGYLSHRFKISNQVTLQSGFRYSHFYLDASFDPTYYPIPFNDVSINEGAITGSAGISYSPDESLQMSANLSTGYRAPNIDDAAKVFDSEPGSVVVPNSNLKPEYAYNADIGFVKVINEALKIDLTGYYTILSDALIRRDFTINGQDSIMYDGQNSKVQAIQNAAYARVYGIQAGIRLELPSGFSLSSKLNIQKGEEEQEDGSYAPLRHAAPTFGSTHLTYTMSGLEVDLFAEYNGEIKHEDLAPSEQSKDYIYASNTRGLPYSPSWYTLNLNSVYQLSDSFMVSTGIDNITDQRYKPYSSGIAAPGRNFFLALHAYF; encoded by the coding sequence ATGAGGGAACTGCTACTAGTTACTTTCTTATTTATCATCTCAGTAAGCCCAACTCTTGCACAAACAGTTACCGTAACTGATGATTTAACAGGTCAACCTTTAGAGTTTGTTTTAATCTACAACGAAGATATGAACCTCTCTGCTTCCACCAATTCTCGTGGTAAGGCGGATGTTGAGGCCTTTAAATCATCTTCTGAAATTCACTTTAGACTAGTTGGCTACCGAACCATTTCAACTACTTTTAGCAAATTAAAGCGCAACGACTTCGAAGTGAGGCTAATCCCTTCTGAACTCACTTTAGATCAAATGGTGGTATCTGCTGCACGATGGAAGCAAGAAACGCGTGAAGTTCCCTTAAAAGTAACCACTATTCAACCCAACACAATTCGATTGCGCAACCCTCAAACCGCAGCCGACTTACTCACTGTTTCAGGTGAAGTTTACGTTCAAAAAAGTCAGTTAGGGGGTGGTAGCCCTATGATTCGTGGTTTTGCGACCAATCGAGTCTTACTCGCTATTGATGGAGTACGAATGAATACGGCCATTTTCCGAAGTGGGAATGTTCACAATGTAATTTCCATCGATCCCTTTGCCCTTCAGGATACTGAAATCATTTTTGGTCCAGGCTCTGTTATCTACGGCAGTGATGCTATCGGTGGTGTGATGAGTTTCTATAGCGTAAAACCTCAATTTGCAACTGGTGATGGCATCCTAGCTAAAGGGAAAGTGGTATCACGTGCTTCATCAGCAAACAGTGAATTCACCAATCATGGCGAACTCAGTTTAGGATGGAAGAAATTCGGATCTTTTACCAGTGTAAGTTATACCAGCTACGATGATTTAAGAATTGGATCGTATGGCCCAAGCGAATACCTACGTAGTTTTTATGTAATACCTTCACCAAATGGAAACGATTCGGTAAATATGTCTGGCGACCCGGAACTGCAAACTCCAACAGGGTTCAATCAATTTAATTTAACTCAGAAACTTCGCTGGCAACCCAATAGTAAATGGGATATAAACTACGGCTTACATGTGTCTGAGTCGTCGGATATGGATCGATACGATCGTTTGATTCGAACACGCAATGGCGAACCTCGCTCAGCTGAGTGGTATTATGGGCCTCAAATTTGGCGAATGCACAATCTGAATGTGTTATTGCAGGATAGTAACTCTGTGTTTGATCAAGCTAGCCTAACTTTATCCACGCAATTTTTTGAAGAGAGTAGACATGATCGTGATTATCAATCGCGTAACCTTCGATCACGAACAGAACAAGTAGATGTATATACCTTGAATCTTGATCTGGAGAAGAATGCTTCGAAAAAACACCGTTTGTTTTATGGAGCTGAGATGGTTTTCAACGATATCTCATCAACGGGGAAAATAACCGACATTGTGGACGAGCAAAGCACTCCAACTTCTACACGTTACCCCGATGGTTCTGATTGGAATTCATTCTCGGGTTACCTGAGTCATAGGTTCAAAATATCTAATCAAGTTACCCTACAGTCGGGTTTTAGATACAGTCACTTTTATTTAGATGCGAGCTTCGACCCTACTTATTACCCTATCCCATTTAACGATGTTTCTATCAATGAAGGGGCTATTACTGGTAGTGCCGGCATTTCATACAGTCCTGATGAATCCCTTCAAATGAGTGCCAACCTTTCCACAGGTTATAGAGCACCAAACATTGATGATGCAGCCAAAGTATTTGATTCCGAGCCGGGTTCAGTGGTAGTGCCAAACTCGAACTTAAAACCAGAATATGCTTACAATGCCGACATCGGTTTTGTGAAGGTTATCAATGAAGCACTCAAGATTGATTTAACGGGTTATTATACCATCCTGAGTGATGCACTAATTCGCAGAGACTTCACCATCAATGGCCAAGATAGCATCATGTATGACGGGCAAAACAGCAAGGTTCAAGCTATTCAAAATGCGGCTTATGCTCGAGTGTACGGTATACAAGCGGGTATTCGCCTTGAACTACCATCCGGGTTTAGCTTGTCCTCAAAACTGAATATACAAAAAGGAGAAGAAGAGCAAGAAGATGGAAGCTATGCTCCCCTTCGCCATGCAGCCCCTACCTTTGGTTCCACTCATTTAACCTACACAATGAGCGGACTTGAAGTTGATTTATTTGCTGAATACAACGGCGAAATAAAACATGAAGACTTAGCACCATCGGAACAGAGCAAAGATTATATCTATGCCAGCAACACTAGAGGCCTTCCATATTCACCCTCTTGGTACACACTGAATCTAAACTCTGTGTATCAATTAAGTGATTCTTTTATGGTAAGCACGGGTATCGATAACATTACCGATCAACGCTACAAACCATACTCATCAGGAATTGCAGCCCCAGGAAGAAACTTCTTCCTAGCTTTACACGCGTACTTCTAA